In Rattus norvegicus strain BN/NHsdMcwi chromosome 1, GRCr8, whole genome shotgun sequence, a genomic segment contains:
- the C1h9orf40 gene encoding uncharacterized protein C9orf40 homolog, whose product MAKRRAAEPLTFRVPWKRLLLSDFPEEPPLWVPPSGAARPLKRQGDAGTMAEPASAPRKRRGGGDDEPELQGRGLEPGEPPPGEQGEPQVSRAAGGGDRVESAGSPQGADEVHSQHNEDFWQYNTFQYWRNPLPPIDLAALEDVSANSLTETLEDKNEGVEIDMES is encoded by the exons ATGGCCAAGCGGCGTGCGGCTGAGCCGCTCACGTTCCGCGTGCCTTGGAAGCGGCTCCTGCTCAGCGACTTCCCCGAGGAGCCGCCGCTCTGGGTCCCGCCGTCTGGGGCGGCTCGGCCCCTCAAGCGCCAGGGGGACGCGGGGACCATGGCCGAACCTGCGTCTGCACCCCGTAAACGACGAGGCGGTGGGGACGACGAACCGGAGCTGCAGGGCCGTGGCCTGGAGCCCGGAGAGCCACCTCCTGGGGAACAGGGGGAGCCCCAGGTCAGCCGGGCCGCGGGCGGCGGCGACAGGGTAGAGAGCGCGGGCAGCCCGCAGGGAGCCGACGAGGTGCACAGCCAG CACAATGAAGACTTTTGGCAGTATAATACATTCCAGTATTGGAGGAACCCTCTACCACCTATTGATCTGGCAGCTCTTGAAGATGTGAGTGCAAACAGCCTGACAGAAACCCTTGAGGACAAGAATGAAGGAGTTGAGATTGACATGGAGTCCTGA